agaagggacagaagaagaagggagagagacacagagagatagaaacagaaaaagacagagaaagaaggatagagacagagagtgagagtaagagagaaaaacagagagagcgAGAAAGAAAGAGCGCGGgcgggaggaagagagagagagagagcgagagagagagagagagagagagagagagagagagatatgctaAGGGTGTGGCAGGAGTGGCCATAGTCTAAGTTGGTTttatctttgtgtcctcagcacctagcacacagtagtcacttaataaacgcttttaAAATTGATTTGAATCAAATTTTAGGAGGCTGGACCTACCTGAGCTGGCGTATTTTAGAATGGACCCAGTGATCTGTTTTACAATCTCTATCACTTGATTCGAGGGAGTTTAAATCCTGGATTcctaaacaaaatgtaaagaaagccCCCACCCATCTCATAAGTGCCCCTAAGAAGAATCTTAGCCATGAAttgggaggcaggaagaccctcCCAAACACTGAATGATAGAATACTGAACTATATTATTAAATGGTTAGAGATCTAGAGCTGGTGGGTCATCTCacgcaaccccttcattttacagatgaagaaaaagtccTAGTGGGATCAAGaagtttgtccaaggtcacatagctcgaAAATGGGAAAGCCataatttgaactgaggtcctctgactaaaaacaaaaaaaaaaccccaaattcttTATCCAAGCCTCTAAATTCTTATAACTGGGCCACAGGAAACactcagaaggaagagaaagggggagccCTCTGAGTGTCGCTTGGGGCCCACTGCTCAGTGGAAAGCTTTTCTGACTGCAGCCCTGTGGGTGAAGGCTGATGTTGAGGAGACATGAAGACCCAGTTCTGATGGCCATGGGGCTTATCCCCTCTGTCTCCCCATCAGGAGTAGTGATGCCCACCAGTGCTTCTGAGAGAGCCCTTACCCACATTCAGCCGGGTTCCACTTCCAAAGACCAGTTGATGGCCTGCAACAATGCCACAGATGTAGATGCCGCTGTCCGAAGGCTTCATATTCAGCAGCCTGAGTGTGGATTTGTGCGACTCTCTGGACACAAGGACATGTTCTGGTTTGACACCCTCCCCATGATTAAAAGTGCTCTTGGAGTCTAAATGGACCAGAAACTGATAGTGACTGCCAGTGCCGGGAGGCTCGACCTGACGAAACCAGTAGATtccataaatgtttgtggatgatCTGATGTCACAGAGGAGCTTTGACTCTTTGTCAGTCTGAACCAGGAGAGTTTCTGGGCTCTGCATGATCAACGGGACTCTGGAGATCCCTAAAGGGGACAAAAAGGAGAGGGAACACATCACCCCTTTGGGTACCTGTTTTCAAAGTGTGAACAGACTTTGAGCTTCTGGGATAacagcttctttcaaggctcagcttaaatCCTACCTCCCGCAGGATGTCTTTTTCAGGGCCCCACCACTgctgatgccttccctctgatagtACCTCCAGGCACACTGTACAAATCTTCTATGTATATAATTGTGTCTAAGATGTCtgtcattagaatttaagctccctaagggcagggattataatttttgcttttccttgccTCCCTAGTGATTAACACAgttgactggcacatagtaagctttttaaaatgttcattgactggctgactggATTCACTATATTTCTGTCCTTTAGTCAATGTTTAATTTCTCTGGCTTTACTTCCCTTATCCATAACGGGGCAGGGTTAGAATacatgacctctggggtcccttccaacttaaaatacataaaacaaggAAACACTTATTAGCAACAGGTAGGAAATCTTTAcaatgctttgttgttttgtgaccccattttggggggttttcttggcaaagatactggagtgatttgtacGTGTCCAAGACCATATTTATGagtctaaagctggaaggaacctcagagaccatttattccagctccctcattttacagatgaaaaatctgaggttaaatgacttgtccaaggtcacacagatggtcaCGTGGCAAAGTCATGAATTGAACCCACgttctctgacttcagatccagtgttcttttcactctactttttaaatcatttggcctgttttctcacctgtaaaacggaTAATACCTGCCCAGCCAACCTCACTAGGTTGtcatgagaaagaaatgaaggagcaTTATTAGTAAGAACAACTCTATACAATGTTCACCATAACCCTTAGAGGTTGCTATCATCTACTTCCCATTGAATCCACGTGCTACGTTCTTTAGCCTGGTTTTCAGGGTGATCAGAACCCCATTCAATCCACTGTCCGCCTGTGGCATCACAGACTGCCTGGCATAAGGCTTTGTACAaggtaggcccttaataaatgtctgtagaAAGGAGTTGGCTTTGAGAAGCAGCTCAGTTCGGTAAATATCCATCACTTGTCTGCTTGGTGTTAGTGTCCACACGGGCTGTGATGCAAGCTTTTGTCTTCTCCTAGGACTGAGGTGCGCTCTGCTAAGAGTTTCGAATACCTTTAACACACTTAGATGTAGTGTGATGGTCAGAGTCCTGGCTTTGGAGGTAGCACACCTAGGTTCTAGTCTCCCTTTCatcattaaatattaaataaagtgaCTTCTAACATATCCATAGAATGGGTCTGCTTTGCCCACCTGACTcaaaaggctgttgtgaggatatgTAGAACCAAGGAACAGATGGCACCTTAGACATAGGGTATCATCATGGCATGCCCTACAGCCAGGAGATCAGGGGACTAGACCTGGCTATGGCACTAACTAGCCATGCAGTGTGGGTCAAGTCAGTCatattctctgaacctcagtttcctcatctttaaaatggggataagtacACCTACTttgcctacctcatagggtttgtGTGAGGAGGAAATCAGACAATAGATAGGGAGGGCTTTGAAAATCAGTAAGCCATGAGCAAAGTGTAAGACATCTCTATTAAACAACAATGAAAACCCAGaagcaaagaaaacatttaaataaatattgggAGGCACGGCATAggtgagaaaaaataatttgggggggaagagagaagaaagatgctTAATTACAATTATTAGTAATTATGGAAGTAATATGAGTCGCACAGTTACTAATTTTGGAAGTCAGATATTTGGTAGATCTGTTGAGTTGTTCTGCAATTATGCAGTTTTTCCTTTTGCTCctaaatcttcaatggctccctacgaTCCCTAGGAAAAAATAGAAGCTTGTTGGCCTGCCATttaaaagcctttcacaatttggctccaCCTCAGTTTCCAGAATGCAAACCCTCGGGCATCAGAAGTACCTGACAAAAGCTCTGACTGACTGGTTTTACTCCCCTGCAAGCCACTCAACAGCTGGGTCCCGATTTGTGTGAACAACAATGAGGGAATCCCTGGGAACTGACTGCTCATCTGAAGTCACGTTGTATGTTTCCACTGGGCTGGAGCCAATCCTACATAACTGTGACTTCCAATAGGGCAAATTCAAATTCATAGGACCACTTCAGGGAATTCATCATGGGCACTAATCAGGACCAAACTGTACATTCCAGCCATCTGCCCTATTTTCTGTTCTTCAGACTTGGCgtttcatctcctgcctctgtgaccttgcaTAGGCTGTGACCCCTGTTCTTGGAAAGCCCTCCGTCCCCGGCCGCCCCTTCTCGGAATGCCTAACTCCTTCAGCATTCAGTTCAGCGCCGATCCTCCTGCTTATTTGTTTTCTCGAGAAAGTCTCACATTACTTCATGTTTACTTATCAATGTATATTCTGTATTTCTCACTTCCaccagaatataagcttcttggccatttttgttttcaaatttctgCCACCCAAAACAGTGtcttacacacagtaggtacttaatacatgcttgctagATTGAATTAAGTATCTTTGGCTTAAAAAAAcctctccattctctctttttgCTTCTCAGGCTTTCATCTTCTAGTCCCTTCTTCCCAAGCTCACTACTAAGTGGGCCTGAGTCCTGGCCCCAAGGTTCTTGTGCTTGAAGTTAGCCCAAGGATGCAGAAGAGTTTTCTGCTGTGATACGATAATGTTGATAAAAATGCCTGTTGAATCCAATTGACCCAAGTATCTCAAAATCATTTCATGTGCACATTAGACCTTCTACCCttcaaacatttccattttacagatgggcaaaatGAGGCTTGGGGAGGGAAAATGACTGGACATCTTCATCAAATCAGAGTGCAATTCTGCTCCTCTTAGAAAATCCTGGCCACAGCCGGCCGGGCGAGAGTCTATGGAGTGATTCCCAGAGGTGCGAACTGGATTTGGTCTTTAACCCTCCTCGGAATGGCCAGTGACTCCAGGAGAtttctcagcaaaaaaaaaaaaaaataaaaaaaaaaggaaaaaaattttaagtgtagCAACAAGCCCGGTCAGCTTGACTTGGGTTCTCTTTTCCACCCCCATTATTAGCGAGAGGGCAGACCAGGCAAATTTCCAGCTACGGTTTTTCTAGGAGGTGGAAGTAAGGAGAGTCTTTTCTcaaaatacataatacatacaaacATCATACACTAGTTAGATGGAATAAAATCCCAACGTAAatgacaaagctgggatttgaacctgtatCTCCtcattccaaatctagtgctccaCTACCAGCTGCTTTGTTAGAAGAGAGCATGTCTGGAAGCTTTCCATTAGACTGAttaaatttctctgtctctctctctctctctgtctctctgtctctgtctctgtctctgtctctgtctctgtctctgtctctctctctctctctctctctctctctctctctctctctccctttctctctttctctctgtctcctttttaaaaaatttttattgattgtagTGGTAGGAGAGGCAGCAGGTTTTCCACCCCTGGATAGAGGATAAGGAATTGACCTTGGAGACTGGAAGATCTGGGtccaagtcccacctttgacacatactggtcaTATGACTCTGGGTAGGGCACCTAtactctcccagcctcagtttcttcatctgtaaaattaagcaGGTTGAACTCCATGGCCTGTAAAATCCTTTCCCCTTctaatttatgatcctatgatgaccCGGTCTAAGAGGGACCTGCTGTGTTCTTCCTCAGCAGCCACCTAGTCCCATACCCCAAAAGGGATACCTATTATAAAATATCCCCCACGTGGTTATCcttctcttcttgaagacctccactcTCTTCAGAGGCAGCCCCTTCCCACTTTGGGTAGTTCTAGCTGAGGCAGTGGGTGGAGAGCTGGCTTGttagatctgggttcaaggcctgcTTCTGATGAAGATCGCctggtgaccctgggccagccacTTAACCGCTAGTGGTACAGAAGGTgcagacctgcattggtagagagattttcctcatctgggaatcaAAGAAATCCAGGTCCGGTTCCTACCCTTTTCTTTCcatatcacctatatttcccttcttttcccctcccagaaagccatgcctaataaaaaagaggaagaaaaaagaattcaacaaaactaaccgACATATAGGAAGAGGCTGTCATATGCAATTTCGAGTCACCCACAGGCTTCCCTCCATCTTTGCAAAGACTGCTGGCTAAATTT
This region of Trichosurus vulpecula isolate mTriVul1 chromosome 3, mTriVul1.pri, whole genome shotgun sequence genomic DNA includes:
- the CD8B gene encoding T-cell surface glycoprotein CD8 beta chain yields the protein MQLLWLSLLLPFQISGISRVPLIMQSPETLLVQTDKESKLLCDIRSSTNIYGIYWFRQVEPPGTGSHYQFLVHLDSKSTFNHGEGVKPEHVLVSRESHKSTLRLLNMKPSDSGIYICGIVAGHQLVFGSGTRLNVVDVLPTTPMPTKKTTPKKRICSTKRSEVTQQNGFLCSALPLSLLVGCAVVLLISLIVIIRINYLWNLARHHFVKQLQR